A window of Dorea formicigenerans contains these coding sequences:
- a CDS encoding DUF4250 domain-containing protein: MELPKDPVMLLSVINTELRDKYPSLDALCEDREITKTSITDTLKGIDYEYDNIRNQFV, encoded by the coding sequence ATGGAATTACCAAAAGATCCAGTCATGCTTCTTAGCGTGATCAATACAGAACTCAGAGATAAATATCCATCGCTGGACGCACTATGCGAAGACCGCGAAATCACAAAAACATCTATTACAGATACGTTGAAAGGGATTGATTATGAATACGATAACATCAGGAATCAATTTGTCTGA
- a CDS encoding 5-formyltetrahydrofolate cyclo-ligase yields the protein METKKSIRQIIRKQRKELDPIIWQSQTAEICRKTCELDVFREATDIYCYIDFGGEVGTRPLMLEAWKLGKTVWVPKVHGETMDFYEITSFDELKPGAYGILEPAAGIPASADDGLMIMPGVAFDTNRNRVGYGGGYYDRYLESHPQLHTLALAFDMQVLFEVPAEEQDIKPQLLVTETNIYQEG from the coding sequence ATGGAAACAAAAAAGTCCATTAGGCAGATTATCCGTAAGCAACGCAAAGAACTGGATCCAATTATCTGGCAGTCACAGACGGCTGAAATCTGTCGTAAGACATGCGAACTGGATGTATTCCGGGAAGCAACAGATATTTATTGTTATATAGATTTCGGAGGGGAAGTGGGGACTCGGCCACTTATGCTGGAAGCCTGGAAACTCGGAAAAACTGTCTGGGTTCCGAAGGTTCACGGCGAAACAATGGATTTTTATGAAATTACTTCTTTTGATGAATTAAAACCTGGTGCTTATGGTATTCTCGAACCCGCTGCCGGAATACCTGCATCGGCAGACGACGGACTTATGATCATGCCAGGAGTTGCCTTTGATACAAACCGCAATCGTGTCGGCTATGGAGGCGGTTATTATGACCGATATCTGGAGTCACATCCTCAGCTTCATACACTGGCACTGGCTTTTGATATGCAAGTCTTATTTGAAGTCCCGGCAGAGGAACAAGATATTAAGCCACAGCTTCTTGTGACAGAAACAAACATTTATCAGGAAGGATAA
- a CDS encoding DUF896 domain-containing protein has protein sequence MDESKIARINELYHKSKEVGLSDAELKEQLILRKEYIDSVRRNLRGQLDNISVKEADGSITNLGEKYGNKKVH, from the coding sequence ATGGACGAAAGCAAAATTGCCCGTATTAATGAACTCTATCACAAATCCAAAGAGGTCGGATTAAGTGATGCAGAATTAAAAGAACAGCTTATCTTAAGAAAAGAATATATTGACAGCGTCCGCCGTAATCTTAGGGGACAGCTTGACAATATTTCTGTCAAAGAGGCAGATGGAAGTATTACGAATCTAGGTGAAAAATATGGAAACAAAAAAGTCCATTAG